In a single window of the Tellurirhabdus bombi genome:
- a CDS encoding sodium:solute symporter family protein yields the protein MNTTIDTIVILVFSAFVLGIGMLFARTGRNLKSFFAGGEAVPWFIGGLSLFMSFFSAGTFVAWGSIAYKHGWVAITIQWTMCIGALVTGLYLAPRWKQTGALTAAEFIRERLGTTVQKAYIFIFTLVSLFIKGSVLYPVARLVSASLNLPLVPCTIGLGIFMIAYTAVGGLWAVMVTDILQFVVLSAAVFILLPLSLDRVGGFEGFTSAVPDDFFNLLNGEYTFGFVAAFVIYHICYIGGNWTFVQRYTSVDSPKSAKKVAFLFAGLYLVSPVIWMLPPMIYKAINPTLTGLDTENAYLMICKLVLPPGLLGLMLTGMYFSTSASANTALNVVSAVFTNDIYKGLINPTASDKQLIRVARGSSWIFGLGMIGIALMVPAAGGIVEVVLSISSISGGPLLAPPLWALFSKRLTSKATLWVTTIGLTVNLFFKVLSPWLLDFKLTRGAETIIGVGLPMLLLLMYEIWAARRAANSKNKVAPEYLHYRMARERKQIDAAADVSAEEAVEVKKQNRFGLQVIAVSLAFTAVMLFGLSFLTTVGAEITAAIAVVVLFAALIPWRASKRVQITAELHPREKVVNSNP from the coding sequence ATGAATACGACCATTGATACCATTGTCATCCTTGTTTTCTCGGCCTTCGTGCTGGGAATCGGGATGCTGTTCGCCCGGACGGGGCGCAATCTAAAATCGTTTTTCGCGGGTGGCGAGGCGGTGCCGTGGTTCATCGGTGGCCTGTCGCTGTTCATGAGCTTTTTCTCCGCCGGAACTTTTGTCGCCTGGGGTTCTATCGCTTACAAACACGGCTGGGTGGCCATCACCATTCAGTGGACTATGTGCATTGGAGCGTTGGTAACCGGGCTTTATCTGGCTCCGCGCTGGAAACAGACCGGCGCTCTGACCGCCGCTGAATTCATCCGTGAGCGACTGGGTACAACGGTGCAGAAAGCGTACATCTTCATTTTTACGCTCGTATCGCTGTTTATCAAAGGCTCGGTGCTGTATCCGGTGGCCAGGCTGGTGAGTGCTTCCCTGAATCTGCCGCTGGTGCCCTGCACCATTGGGTTGGGTATTTTCATGATTGCCTACACGGCCGTTGGTGGGCTTTGGGCCGTGATGGTGACGGACATTTTGCAGTTTGTAGTGCTGTCGGCGGCGGTGTTTATTTTGTTGCCGCTGTCGCTCGACCGCGTGGGTGGCTTCGAAGGCTTCACGAGTGCCGTACCCGACGATTTTTTCAACCTGCTGAACGGCGAATATACCTTTGGTTTCGTCGCGGCTTTCGTGATCTACCACATCTGCTACATCGGCGGAAACTGGACGTTTGTGCAGCGTTATACCAGCGTCGACAGCCCAAAATCGGCCAAGAAAGTAGCGTTTTTGTTCGCTGGCTTATACCTCGTTAGTCCAGTAATCTGGATGCTCCCGCCGATGATCTACAAGGCCATTAACCCGACCTTGACCGGTCTGGATACCGAAAATGCGTACCTGATGATTTGCAAACTCGTGCTGCCACCGGGCTTGTTGGGCCTGATGCTAACGGGCATGTATTTTTCAACTTCGGCTAGTGCCAATACTGCCCTGAACGTTGTTTCGGCGGTATTTACCAACGATATCTACAAAGGACTCATCAACCCAACAGCTTCGGATAAACAGCTGATTCGCGTGGCGCGGGGTTCATCCTGGATTTTTGGACTGGGCATGATCGGAATTGCTCTTATGGTTCCGGCGGCGGGCGGTATTGTCGAAGTGGTGTTGAGTATTTCCTCAATTTCGGGTGGGCCGTTGCTGGCACCGCCGCTCTGGGCACTGTTTTCCAAACGCCTGACCAGCAAAGCAACGCTGTGGGTTACAACCATTGGCCTAACGGTGAATCTTTTCTTTAAAGTGCTGTCGCCCTGGCTGCTGGATTTCAAACTAACCCGCGGCGCCGAAACCATCATTGGCGTTGGGCTACCGATGCTGTTGCTGCTCATGTATGAAATCTGGGCGGCCCGGCGGGCGGCTAATTCGAAGAACAAAGTAGCGCCCGAATACCTGCACTACCGCATGGCTCGCGAACGAAAACAGATTGACGCGGCGGCGGATGTAAGCGCTGAGGAAGCCGTTGAGGTCAAAAAACAAAACCGCTTTGGACTACAGGTGATTGCCGTTTCGCTGGCGTTTACGGCGGTCATGCTGTTCGGGCTGAGCTTCCTGACCACCGTCGGAGCTGAGATCACGGCGGCCATTGCGGTGGTGGTTTTATTCGCCGCGCTCATTCCCTGGCGGGCCTCTAAACGGGTACAGATTACCGCTGAGCTTCATCCACGCGAGAAAGTTGTCAATTCGAATCCCTGA
- a CDS encoding glycoside hydrolase family 2 protein, with amino-acid sequence MKYLLTLSLLLWLAAPTPAQYTLRDPKAIPLNGDWVFAMDPNEAGEKAKWYREDAPLNRWSRVTVPHCFSVDPRFQFYTGTTWYRRTFPWQPVKGKRVILHFDAAFYETNVWLNGRKVGTHEGGYTPFHFDVTDYLQSATNTIAVSVNNNTWRPGTIPGAKDNNEPNDPFMGWLNYGGLIRPVYLTVEPEVYIENIKVDAMPDLAKGTASLKVKARIRNAGGQAAAPKLAIRVEQGNKMVTLNWKQTSSGAASNQTTLLEAETALKAADVKLWSVDQPNLYSIQVIAATDTIRTHFGIRKVEVRGTQLLLNGQPIKVAGGNRVVDYPNLGTVEPDWVIEKDMRLMKEAGMELHRLTHYTPSEAVYDWADRNGMLIITEAGNWQLTPRQMDNDTIRANFRQQFREMAERDWNHPCVIAYSVGNEYLSEQPAGQRWTKDMIAYARELDPTRLYTFASMRLNILPKKPEDEASQYCDFISTNTYGNHLTILKHIHSLYPNKPIFVSEYGTRADGREGEAGQVSHLEKFLSDIRPLPYVIGASWWSFNDYLSRHDGTNPDGTRPWGLVRHDRSKRQLYNAHQTGMAPVTVEKVSWTPGSEGVHQLKLRVTARNDFPAYTLTQYQLKTGSSTLTIPTLQPGQSAEMSIPVRGFEKNLTIDISKPTGFTILTQTIELTNDTRTSNR; translated from the coding sequence ATGAAATACCTATTAACGTTATCCTTACTTCTCTGGCTGGCGGCTCCCACCCCGGCCCAATACACCCTACGCGATCCCAAAGCCATCCCGCTAAATGGCGACTGGGTGTTTGCGATGGATCCGAATGAGGCTGGCGAAAAAGCAAAATGGTACCGAGAAGATGCGCCGCTTAATCGCTGGAGTCGCGTCACGGTTCCGCATTGTTTTTCGGTTGACCCACGCTTTCAATTTTACACCGGCACAACTTGGTATCGCCGGACTTTTCCGTGGCAGCCTGTCAAGGGCAAGCGGGTAATCCTGCATTTCGATGCGGCCTTTTATGAAACCAATGTCTGGCTCAATGGCCGCAAAGTGGGCACCCATGAAGGCGGTTATACGCCCTTTCATTTCGACGTAACTGATTATTTGCAATCAGCCACGAACACCATCGCGGTTTCAGTCAATAACAACACCTGGCGACCCGGCACCATCCCCGGCGCGAAAGACAACAACGAACCCAACGACCCGTTCATGGGCTGGTTGAATTACGGCGGATTGATTCGGCCCGTTTACCTGACGGTGGAGCCAGAGGTATACATCGAAAACATCAAAGTCGATGCCATGCCCGATTTGGCGAAAGGAACGGCCAGTCTGAAAGTAAAAGCCCGGATTCGGAACGCGGGTGGGCAGGCGGCAGCGCCTAAATTGGCCATTCGGGTGGAGCAGGGCAACAAAATGGTGACGCTCAACTGGAAACAAACATCATCCGGAGCGGCATCAAACCAAACCACGTTGTTAGAAGCGGAAACTGCCCTGAAAGCGGCTGACGTTAAGCTCTGGAGCGTCGATCAACCCAACTTGTACAGCATTCAGGTGATTGCGGCCACCGACACGATCCGAACGCATTTCGGCATTCGGAAGGTGGAAGTGCGGGGAACGCAGCTTTTGCTCAACGGACAGCCGATCAAAGTGGCGGGGGGAAACCGCGTGGTTGATTATCCGAATCTAGGGACAGTCGAGCCGGATTGGGTAATCGAAAAGGACATGCGTCTGATGAAAGAAGCGGGCATGGAACTTCACCGGCTGACGCATTACACGCCTTCTGAAGCGGTTTACGACTGGGCCGACCGCAACGGAATGCTCATCATCACCGAAGCCGGAAACTGGCAGCTAACGCCCCGGCAGATGGACAATGATACCATTCGGGCTAACTTCCGTCAGCAGTTTCGGGAGATGGCTGAACGCGACTGGAATCACCCCTGCGTGATTGCTTACAGCGTTGGAAATGAGTACTTGTCGGAGCAACCCGCCGGACAGCGCTGGACCAAAGACATGATTGCCTACGCCCGCGAACTCGACCCAACGCGGCTTTACACGTTTGCGTCCATGCGGCTAAATATTTTGCCCAAGAAGCCAGAAGACGAAGCCAGCCAATACTGCGATTTCATTTCGACCAATACGTACGGCAACCACCTGACCATACTCAAGCACATCCATTCGCTTTACCCAAACAAACCAATTTTCGTCAGTGAGTACGGAACGCGGGCTGATGGTCGGGAGGGGGAAGCCGGACAGGTGAGCCATCTGGAAAAATTCCTGAGCGATATCCGGCCCTTACCTTACGTCATTGGGGCGTCCTGGTGGTCGTTTAATGATTACCTGAGCCGGCACGATGGCACCAATCCCGACGGCACTCGCCCCTGGGGGCTGGTGCGGCACGACCGCTCGAAACGACAGCTTTACAACGCCCACCAAACCGGTATGGCCCCCGTTACGGTCGAAAAAGTAAGCTGGACACCGGGCAGCGAAGGCGTTCACCAACTCAAACTCCGCGTGACGGCGCGCAATGACTTTCCAGCTTATACCCTTACCCAATATCAGCTAAAAACAGGGTCTTCCACGCTTACCATACCAACGCTGCAACCCGGCCAGAGCGCCGAAATGAGCATTCCGGTACGGGGCTTCGAGAAAAACCTAACGATTGACATTAGTAAACCAACAGGCTTCACAATTCTTACACAAACCATTGAATTAACGAATGATACGCGAACAAGCAACCGATAA
- a CDS encoding glycoside hydrolase family protein: protein MNRQNKISIKFAIWACLVSISSLAQTTKTLSLTNEQVQLVWQSTGEGWRLQKVAARQGKTWQPLAQPSGENTLLYAAEKPSDKPETIFKTITGEEFPGPKYHYQKVQWAESTNPVSLNTAGQAIHFFPKEAKQNGKNGLTFKQETEAATVTTEWALDPKFSSDILVKQTLTAKKDGHFSLASPTLAAVTEQNLSWATVPGYFQGNKLQENFALAYAYGHGIPKLPVLYRERCASTLSPMISTKNGLTISVIPEPGLARDPWAKDKVTQTDWNIGLSHMNRKAELSPTVYFPVLGEPKSALKSGETISYTFRYSLTNGDWFKALNHAVYDIYRFKESLALRQSKQSLTSRIEQMHHYLTDPKTSLWNVEEYQGRKLGAQSYLGGVVGSNKDAMKNSDYGAMWMLANVTKDPELTKNVLPYAENFKLAQQLTDDSFFKGAVQGQYYLAKSKKFVEEWGEVVEPIGLTYYTMLDIGNMLLFEPNDQELKERLRFGADRLLTWQKPDGSWAVAYDKHSQQEIFKDIQDVRPTFYGLIVAHRLLKDPKYLAAARKGADWIIKNAVETGSFLGVCGDARYAPDFATGQSAQAFLDLYDLTKDARYKDAAITCAKIYTTSIYTHPIASQTVKTVNGTQREDWEISQAGLSFEHGGIFGSATRLGPIQLCSHAGMFIRMYGLTKEPIFADMARAGAIGRDAFVDPKTSVASYYWQAMNKGAGPYPHHAWWQIGWLTDYLLAEAELRSGGKIAFPRGFVTPKVGPHQTVGFAPGTVNGEKASLLIDEKLVKIDNPSVDCILARSDKKLFVILLNNRAQKTDFQVTVQDGKAVAKQLPAFGLEVMTIDRQ from the coding sequence GCCTTCCGGTGAAAATACGTTGCTATACGCCGCCGAGAAACCATCCGACAAACCGGAAACAATTTTTAAAACCATTACCGGTGAAGAGTTTCCCGGCCCAAAATACCACTACCAGAAAGTGCAATGGGCCGAAAGCACCAATCCCGTTTCGCTGAATACGGCGGGGCAGGCCATTCATTTCTTTCCGAAAGAAGCGAAACAGAACGGCAAAAATGGCCTGACGTTCAAGCAGGAAACCGAAGCCGCCACGGTGACAACCGAGTGGGCGCTGGATCCTAAATTCTCCAGCGATATTCTGGTTAAGCAAACGCTTACGGCCAAGAAAGACGGCCATTTTTCGCTGGCCAGCCCTACACTGGCTGCCGTTACGGAACAGAATCTGAGTTGGGCGACGGTGCCGGGATACTTCCAGGGAAATAAGTTGCAGGAGAATTTTGCGCTGGCGTATGCCTACGGGCACGGCATTCCGAAGCTGCCGGTGCTGTACCGCGAACGCTGTGCCAGTACGCTGAGTCCGATGATCAGTACCAAAAACGGCCTGACGATTTCGGTGATTCCCGAGCCGGGTTTGGCGCGCGACCCCTGGGCGAAAGACAAAGTTACCCAGACTGACTGGAACATCGGACTGTCGCACATGAACCGCAAGGCCGAGTTGTCGCCGACGGTGTATTTCCCAGTGCTAGGTGAGCCAAAATCCGCGTTAAAATCGGGCGAAACCATCAGCTATACCTTCCGCTACAGCCTGACGAACGGCGATTGGTTCAAGGCGCTGAATCATGCGGTGTACGATATTTATCGCTTCAAAGAATCGCTGGCGCTGCGGCAAAGCAAGCAATCGCTGACCAGCCGGATTGAGCAGATGCATCATTACCTGACCGATCCTAAAACGTCGCTATGGAACGTGGAGGAATACCAGGGCCGGAAACTAGGCGCACAATCGTACCTGGGTGGCGTGGTTGGCTCCAACAAAGATGCCATGAAAAATTCGGATTACGGCGCGATGTGGATGCTGGCAAACGTTACAAAAGACCCCGAATTGACCAAGAATGTATTGCCCTACGCTGAGAATTTCAAACTAGCCCAGCAACTAACTGACGATTCGTTTTTCAAGGGGGCCGTGCAGGGGCAGTATTATCTGGCCAAATCCAAAAAGTTTGTGGAAGAATGGGGCGAAGTGGTTGAACCCATCGGGCTGACGTATTACACCATGCTCGACATCGGGAATATGCTGCTGTTCGAACCCAACGATCAGGAATTAAAAGAACGGCTGCGTTTCGGGGCCGACCGCCTGCTGACCTGGCAGAAACCCGACGGAAGTTGGGCCGTTGCCTACGACAAGCATTCGCAGCAGGAAATATTCAAGGATATTCAGGATGTGCGGCCCACGTTTTACGGCCTGATTGTAGCGCACCGGCTCCTGAAAGATCCCAAGTATCTGGCCGCCGCCCGGAAAGGAGCCGACTGGATAATCAAAAATGCGGTGGAGACGGGAAGCTTTCTAGGCGTTTGTGGCGATGCGCGCTACGCCCCCGATTTTGCCACGGGCCAGTCGGCGCAGGCTTTTCTGGATTTATACGATCTAACCAAAGACGCCCGCTACAAAGACGCTGCCATTACCTGCGCGAAGATTTACACGACATCGATTTACACGCATCCTATTGCCAGTCAAACGGTTAAAACGGTTAACGGTACGCAACGCGAGGACTGGGAAATTAGCCAGGCGGGTTTGAGCTTCGAACACGGTGGCATTTTCGGTTCGGCTACCCGGCTCGGCCCGATTCAGTTGTGCAGCCACGCGGGGATGTTCATTCGGATGTACGGTCTGACCAAAGAACCCATTTTCGCCGATATGGCGCGGGCCGGAGCCATCGGGCGTGATGCGTTTGTCGATCCTAAAACCAGCGTTGCTTCCTATTACTGGCAGGCAATGAACAAAGGAGCTGGTCCGTATCCGCACCACGCTTGGTGGCAAATCGGCTGGCTGACGGACTACTTATTGGCCGAAGCTGAATTGCGTTCGGGCGGAAAAATTGCGTTTCCGCGCGGCTTTGTGACACCTAAAGTTGGGCCGCACCAGACCGTCGGTTTTGCGCCCGGCACGGTCAATGGTGAAAAAGCCAGTCTGCTGATCGATGAGAAGCTGGTAAAAATTGACAACCCATCGGTGGATTGCATACTGGCGAGGTCCGACAAAAAATTGTTCGTCATTCTGCTCAACAATCGGGCGCAAAAGACTGATTTTCAGGTAACAGTTCAAGATGGGAAGGCGGTTGCCAAACAGTTGCCGGCTTTCGGACTGGAAGTAATGACTATTGATCGGCAATAA